The following proteins are co-located in the Chryseobacterium daecheongense genome:
- a CDS encoding NADP-dependent oxidoreductase, whose product MKAVILKKQGDVDQLSMVELPIPTPNDDEVLIRVHAISINPTDIYARQNPALDYIFNNETPKILGWDISGVIETVGNNVSTFTVGDEVFGLLNFPTFTTAGHAKAYAEYVVANIADITIKPDNISHDEAAAAGMAALTTWQPLIKNPIKMGDRVLITAAGGGVGHFAVQFAKYFGAYVIAIASGSKKDLVMSLGADEFVDYQKTDFLKVTEPVDYVIEGLREEHIQKTLSIVKKGGTLLSLWSHIEGSEWEKRAKELDVHAYYNAVVSNGKDMTAIAGLMKEGLVKSHVSKKFKLEEIAQAHTELEKNHTAGKIIVNP is encoded by the coding sequence ATGAAAGCAGTCATACTAAAAAAACAGGGAGATGTTGACCAATTATCAATGGTAGAGCTCCCTATTCCAACACCCAATGATGATGAGGTGCTCATCAGGGTACATGCAATAAGCATTAATCCCACAGATATCTATGCCCGGCAAAACCCTGCATTAGACTACATATTTAACAATGAAACCCCCAAAATATTGGGTTGGGATATTTCGGGTGTCATTGAAACTGTAGGAAACAATGTCAGCACATTTACTGTTGGTGATGAGGTGTTTGGTCTACTCAATTTCCCAACTTTTACAACAGCCGGACACGCTAAAGCTTATGCAGAATATGTAGTTGCCAACATAGCTGATATTACAATAAAACCTGATAATATCTCCCATGATGAAGCTGCTGCTGCAGGCATGGCAGCATTAACTACCTGGCAGCCGCTCATTAAAAATCCTATAAAAATGGGTGATCGTGTACTTATAACCGCAGCAGGTGGCGGTGTGGGGCATTTTGCAGTGCAGTTTGCCAAATATTTTGGTGCTTATGTTATTGCTATAGCGTCCGGATCAAAAAAGGATTTGGTGATGAGCCTCGGCGCAGATGAATTTGTCGATTATCAAAAGACTGACTTCCTAAAGGTAACCGAACCGGTAGACTATGTTATTGAAGGATTGCGGGAGGAGCATATCCAAAAAACCCTTAGTATAGTGAAAAAAGGAGGTACATTATTAAGCCTATGGTCTCACATTGAGGGAAGCGAATGGGAAAAGCGTGCTAAAGAATTAGATGTGCATGCCTATTACAATGCTGTTGTTTCAAACGGGAAAGATATGACCGCCATTGCAGGATTAATGAAAGAAGGTTTAGTAAAATCACATGTTTCCAAGAAGTTTAAACTTGAAGAAATAGCACAGGCTCATACAGAACTTGAAAAAAATCACACTGCAGGTAAAATTATCGTCAATCCGTAA
- a CDS encoding helix-turn-helix domain-containing protein, protein MRVDKAKNILLGTTKPVSEIAYEHGFEHPSHFIKIFKTKAGISPLHFKKQSPEQN, encoded by the coding sequence TTGAGAGTAGACAAGGCAAAAAATATCCTTTTGGGAACCACAAAACCGGTAAGCGAAATTGCTTACGAACACGGTTTTGAACATCCTTCCCACTTCATCAAAATTTTTAAAACCAAAGCCGGAATTTCTCCACTGCACTTCAAAAAGCAGTCTCCTGAGCAGAATTAA
- a CDS encoding aldo/keto reductase has translation MINASKFLVLSKEAGYSRDSHSTDAEYSEDEKTKLIIDGLVAIAEKYEATFGQIAFAWTLSKNAFPLLGARNIDQFEQSIKAAEINLTAEELAHLDALSSISLGYPHDLLNTVRG, from the coding sequence ATGATCAATGCTTCAAAATTCTTAGTTCTTTCCAAAGAAGCTGGATATTCGCGCGACAGTCATTCCACTGACGCTGAATATTCGGAAGACGAAAAAACCAAACTAATCATTGATGGACTGGTAGCAATTGCAGAAAAATATGAAGCTACGTTTGGCCAGATTGCATTTGCATGGACTTTATCCAAGAATGCATTTCCCTTGCTTGGAGCACGAAATATCGATCAATTTGAGCAAAGCATCAAAGCTGCTGAAATCAATTTGACAGCAGAAGAATTAGCACATTTAGATGCCTTAAGCTCCATTAGTTTGGGGTATCCACACGATCTGTTGAATACTGTACGGGGTTGA
- a CDS encoding TolC family protein: protein MSPSHLLSKRPELKAAELNVVSLNAKTGLAKAAMYPSISLSPSIGVNSNKNITWFDRPGSIKKTLAANLAMPLLNKRQLRTGYESAVIEQKKAVINFKLTVLTTVGGVSDVMESSEIP from the coding sequence CTGAGTCCTTCACATCTATTAAGTAAAAGGCCAGAATTAAAAGCAGCCGAACTAAATGTTGTAAGTCTAAATGCGAAAACTGGTTTGGCAAAAGCTGCAATGTACCCGAGCATAAGTTTGTCACCATCAATAGGTGTTAATTCAAATAAGAACATTACTTGGTTTGATCGTCCCGGTTCTATTAAAAAAACGTTGGCTGCCAATTTGGCAATGCCACTTTTGAATAAAAGACAACTTAGAACAGGCTACGAGTCTGCGGTTATTGAGCAGAAAAAAGCAGTCATCAATTTTAAGCTGACGGTATTGACTACAGTCGGTGGAGTTTCTGATGTGATGGAAAGCTCTGAGATACCGTAG
- a CDS encoding carbon-nitrogen hydrolase family protein yields MNVTVCELSNDRKEFLEDWRELQIYLNQNKTDLLLLPEMPFYSWFVNSKEVSEDVQQKSVEQHQLWLKEVEKLEAKYIVYSAPETVGTKFYNTAFVFQKGKGHRKIHTKALFPEEDHFWEESWFDREDNISFETVQLDDLRIGVLMCTELWFTERARQYGKQNADLLLCPRATGKSSVEQWLTIGRASAIISGAYCLSSNRSGQSAEFDWGGTGWIIEPMTGNLLESTTPERKFVTHSIDLKKTAQAKKEYPLYVRDIKRYLEKE; encoded by the coding sequence ATGAATGTTACGGTATGTGAACTCAGTAATGACAGAAAGGAATTTTTAGAAGACTGGCGAGAACTCCAAATTTATCTCAACCAAAATAAGACAGATTTATTACTCTTACCTGAAATGCCTTTTTATTCATGGTTTGTTAATAGCAAAGAGGTCTCAGAAGATGTACAGCAAAAAAGTGTAGAACAACATCAGCTTTGGCTTAAGGAAGTAGAAAAGCTTGAGGCCAAGTATATTGTTTATTCTGCTCCCGAAACTGTTGGTACAAAATTTTACAATACTGCATTTGTTTTTCAAAAGGGAAAAGGCCATCGGAAAATTCATACCAAAGCCCTTTTTCCGGAAGAAGATCATTTTTGGGAAGAAAGCTGGTTCGACAGAGAAGACAATATTTCCTTTGAGACAGTTCAGCTTGATGACTTGAGAATTGGTGTGCTTATGTGTACTGAACTGTGGTTCACAGAAAGGGCCCGTCAATATGGAAAACAAAATGCAGATCTATTGTTATGTCCCAGAGCAACGGGGAAATCTTCTGTTGAACAATGGTTAACAATTGGCAGAGCGTCAGCAATTATATCGGGAGCCTACTGTTTGAGTTCAAACAGGTCAGGACAAAGTGCTGAATTCGATTGGGGTGGCACAGGCTGGATTATAGAACCGATGACTGGCAATTTGTTAGAATCAACCACCCCGGAAAGAAAATTTGTTACTCATTCCATAGATTTAAAAAAAACAGCGCAAGCAAAGAAAGAATACCCTCTCTATGTTAGAGATATCAAACGTTATCTCGAAAAGGAGTAA
- a CDS encoding helix-turn-helix domain-containing protein — MKECVKTTIDAQDIKALQDTIYVIGGKWKLPIIYSICNGNKRFSDIEKSIPTITKRMLSLNLKELEANKLITRKVDIDFPSIIEYEFTEYAKEYGALITDMIEWGKKHKRLITDKS; from the coding sequence ATGAAAGAATGTGTAAAAACAACAATTGATGCTCAGGATATAAAAGCATTGCAGGATACAATTTATGTGATCGGGGGTAAGTGGAAACTGCCTATAATTTACTCAATATGTAATGGGAATAAGCGTTTCAGTGATATCGAAAAAAGTATTCCCACAATTACCAAACGAATGTTGTCACTAAATTTAAAGGAGCTGGAAGCCAATAAACTGATCACGCGTAAAGTTGACATAGATTTCCCATCAATTATAGAATATGAGTTTACAGAGTATGCAAAGGAATATGGAGCTTTAATTACCGATATGATCGAGTGGGGAAAGAAGCATAAAAGACTGATAACCGATAAAAGTTAG
- a CDS encoding SDR family oxidoreductase has translation MSTLKGKAAFVTGGTRGMGKAIVERLAKEGAMVAFTYLNSESSAQQIVSDIVEAGGKAVAIKANGAIQGAVENAIENAAAAFGKIDILVNNAAVAVNGPIETASEKAEAYNIQIDVNIRSVAEAVRTAQKYMPDGGRIINIASVGGIRIGSPGMSDYIATKAAVSAYTRGLAWDLAPRKITVNSVEPGATETDMLINADENIRQYLMESIPLKRFALPEEVASLVNFLAGDEAGYITGSSFKIDGGISA, from the coding sequence ATGTCAACATTAAAAGGAAAAGCAGCCTTCGTTACCGGAGGAACTCGCGGAATGGGAAAAGCAATTGTAGAACGCCTTGCAAAAGAAGGCGCAATGGTTGCCTTCACTTATTTAAACTCAGAAAGCAGCGCTCAGCAAATCGTATCTGATATTGTTGAGGCCGGAGGAAAAGCAGTAGCCATAAAAGCTAATGGAGCAATTCAAGGAGCTGTCGAAAATGCTATCGAAAATGCAGCAGCAGCATTTGGCAAAATCGATATACTGGTCAATAATGCTGCAGTAGCCGTAAACGGTCCGATTGAAACTGCAAGCGAAAAAGCAGAAGCATACAATATCCAGATTGATGTAAATATTCGTTCTGTTGCCGAAGCCGTTAGAACTGCACAGAAATATATGCCTGACGGAGGAAGAATCATCAACATTGCCTCGGTTGGTGGAATCAGGATTGGCAGTCCGGGTATGTCTGATTATATAGCCACAAAAGCCGCTGTCTCTGCTTATACCCGAGGTCTTGCATGGGATCTCGCGCCCAGAAAAATTACAGTGAACAGTGTAGAGCCGGGAGCTACGGAAACAGATATGCTGATTAATGCTGATGAAAATATACGCCAGTATCTTATGGAATCCATTCCATTAAAGCGTTTTGCCCTTCCAGAGGAAGTAGCATCTTTGGTTAATTTTCTCGCGGGTGATGAAGCAGGATACATCACAGGCAGCAGCTTTAAAATTGATGGCGGTATTTCCGCATAA